The Streptomyces sp. NBC_01142 genomic interval GAGGAGCCCCAGGGCCGTACCCTCGGCAAGCTCCTCGGCCAGGGACAGATCTCCGAGCGGATCGTCCTCCAGCAGTTCCAGCGCCGGTTCAAGGCGCTGCGCGCCACGGTCAGCGAGAGTTTCATCCTCGGTGTCGATGTAGCCGACCGCATCAAGGACGACAACCAGCTCTTCGAGATCGGCTGGGCCTGGAGCCTGGTGCGGGACGCCCCGCCGGTGGAGACGGTCGAGCCGATCGGCCCGCAGCCGGACGGGGTCGCGGACCCCATTCCGTACCTCTACTTCACCGTGGTCGCCCTCGACGGCATCCAGGACCTGTTCTCCGACCGCACGCTCACGCTCGGTCTGCTCAATACCGAACAGCAGCGGCTGGCCGAGGCGTTACGACTGCGCTGGGAGGTCACCCAGCAGTACTGGTCGGGCATCGCCCGGTTCGGCGACGGCAGTTGGCCGCTGGAGGACATCCCCTGGCGTACGACGGGACAGCGGCTGGAGTCCGAGTACTTCTCGCTCTCCGTCGCCGCCATCCTCGTCCAGGACCTCGTGCGCCGCCGCGCCACCGACGACGACCTCACCCGTACCGTCGGCATCATGGAACGCCTCGCCGAGCGGGGCCGTATCACCAGCCGTATGACCCAGAACGACCCGGCCATCGGACTGCATCAGCCCGGTGTCCGGCTGCCGCTCCAGGGCAGCCAGACCATCGGACCTCCGATGCAGTGGACAATGGGTGACTTCTCGGCACAGCTGCTCAAGCGGAGCATCCAGCTCTGCGCGCTGTCCCGGAACATATCCGCACACGACCGGCTGCTCCGCCTCGCCGAACGGATCTTCGACCACGTCTGGATCCGCCGGATCAGGAACGGCGACGGCGCCGGCCTGTGGGACCACATCCAGGCCGCCTATCCCGAGGCGCCGCCCAACGAGGGCCCGCTGTCGTGGAGCATCACCGAGCGCGTCACTGAGTGCATGGTCGCCGCGCGCCAGCTCTACACCCAGCCGCCGATCCGCAGCGCCGAACTGGCCACCCTCGCCGCCGCCCTGCTGAGCGAGGCCACGCACCTCCTCGGCAACGAACAACTGGAACCCACCTCCCAGGCCGACGGCTCCCACGGCATCGCACTCAAGAGCGTCGAGGTCAAACTCCGCCGTGCCCGGCTCCTTCTCGACGACCAGCCCGGTACGGCCGTCGCGCTGACCCTGGACGTGCTCGGCGAACTGGACACCCTGGCGCTGGCCAGGCATACCGCCTCCCGGGGAGTGTGAACGGTGCTCGTCTTCGCCGCTTCCGACAAGGGAGGCACCGGCCGCTCCGTCACCAGCGCCAATGTCGCCTACCGCAGGGCGCTCGCCGGAGACGATGTCTGCTACCTGGACTTCGACTTCGGATCACCCACCGCCGCCGCGGTCTTCGACGTTCCGAGCGCGCTGCGCGGCATCGAGCAGGGCGGTCTCCACTCGTACCTCCAGGGCAAGGCCACCGAGCCGGTACGGATCGACGTATGGGCCGAGACCGAGCACGAGGTGCTGCGCTACCGGCCGACCGGCTCGGGCAGTCTGGTGCTCCTCCCCGGCGACCGCAGCGGGGGCGAATTCGCCGTCGGCAAGGACGCGTTGAGTCGGTGCGTCGACCTGTTCCTGCGGCTGAACAGCGAGTTTGACCTGGTCGTGGTCGATCTGAGCGCGGGCCGCAGTTATGCGACGGACATGGTGCTCGAAGCCACCTCACGGCCGGAACTGCGGGACGTCGACGCCCGCTGGCTCGTCTACCACCGCTGGACCCGGCAGCATGTGATCGCCGCCGCCGGGCTGGTGTTCGGTACGCGGGGCATCATCGCCGGCGGCGTGGCCCGCGGACATGACGAGGACCGGCTGCGGGGCAGTATCCGCTTCGTACGGGCCGCGGTGCCCGACCCCGAGTCGGCACTGTGGTCCCAGGTGCCGCCCGCGCAGTCCGCGTGGATGCGCAAGTGCGACCAGGACCTCAACAAGCTCGCGGCCGAACTGGACATCGGCTTCAGCCGGGTGCTGGGGGCCGTGCCGCTGGAGCCCGTGCTCCAGTGGCGCGAGCAGCTGATCACCGACGAGGACGTCCTCGCCAGCCGGGTCGCGAACATGGAGACCCGGCAGGCACTCGAAGACCTCGCGACCCGGCTGACCGACGACGACGCGTGGGGGCAGCGATGACGGACACCACGGGCAAAGCCGTGCCGAGTGCCGGTCCGGACGCCCTCTCCGGAGGCATGTCCGCAGCGGTGTTCCGGGAGACCGCCGCGGAACCGCGCACGCAGTCCGTGCCGCTCGCCCATGTCTCCCTCGAACTCGGCCACCTCTACATGGAGGACTTCGAAGCCGGCCCGGAGCGGCTGCGCGAGCACTTCGCCCGGGTACGGCCCTGGGCAGACGCGGTACGCGCGTCCGCCGCGGTGGGCGGCCGGCAGCCCAGGATCAGCACGTGCTTCCTGATCGACGACTACTTCACCCGCTTCTCCTCGCCCGCCGAACTCGTACCGACCCTGCTCGCGGAGGCCGAGAAGGCCGGGCTGACGATCGACTACCTGGCCCGTGAGTCCGGCTGCGCCGTCGCCGACGGTATCGGCGTCGCCGAAGCCGTGGAGCACCGTCTCGTCGAGTCACCGCCCACCGGCAGCGACGGCTCCCGGCCGCCGGCCGGGGAGACCGGCTGGCTCGCCAACGGCGAACGCGGCCCGGACGCCGGGACCTTGGAGGCCATGGCCCAGGTCCCGTCCTGGCGGCCCCCCGCCGAGACCGCGGCCCGCCGCCACTCCGTCTTCGTGGACGTGGAGCTGTGGGACAACCGGAACGACCGCCGCACCTGGTCCTGCCCCTTCCTCGCCGCCGTCTGGCAGCTGGCGCGGCTCGGCCTGCTGCGGCACCACGGCGAGCCCGTGCTGCGGC includes:
- a CDS encoding SCO2522 family protein; protein product: MSAAVFRETAAEPRTQSVPLAHVSLELGHLYMEDFEAGPERLREHFARVRPWADAVRASAAVGGRQPRISTCFLIDDYFTRFSSPAELVPTLLAEAEKAGLTIDYLARESGCAVADGIGVAEAVEHRLVESPPTGSDGSRPPAGETGWLANGERGPDAGTLEAMAQVPSWRPPAETAARRHSVFVDVELWDNRNDRRTWSCPFLAAVWQLARLGLLRHHGEPVLRPRPWSGGAFPSQWDDLPSLVQLNATAAPFSAYRTASVLPSRFLPVEHAVRVILDQVDADPGALRQVAERSAREGMAVPDEIADRASYVFYAGP
- a CDS encoding SCO2524 family protein, producing MQIKPRQHLLDIWQAIARHSFEDGEWEWGEWGGRSSVADAERLLCLMYPATEIPAFRLDDPDTTERDVQSALKNVGGRLELPGKLVTALAEFMRTHAAEDKRPSFAGGNYFISGDPEQDLTPEQRELGVVDSFSMSITLSLATLGFLKVYETKTRRAEVRALIDELKTATETRLTAAMVSLLRSFTVNVFDPEEPQGRTLGKLLGQGQISERIVLQQFQRRFKALRATVSESFILGVDVADRIKDDNQLFEIGWAWSLVRDAPPVETVEPIGPQPDGVADPIPYLYFTVVALDGIQDLFSDRTLTLGLLNTEQQRLAEALRLRWEVTQQYWSGIARFGDGSWPLEDIPWRTTGQRLESEYFSLSVAAILVQDLVRRRATDDDLTRTVGIMERLAERGRITSRMTQNDPAIGLHQPGVRLPLQGSQTIGPPMQWTMGDFSAQLLKRSIQLCALSRNISAHDRLLRLAERIFDHVWIRRIRNGDGAGLWDHIQAAYPEAPPNEGPLSWSITERVTECMVAARQLYTQPPIRSAELATLAAALLSEATHLLGNEQLEPTSQADGSHGIALKSVEVKLRRARLLLDDQPGTAVALTLDVLGELDTLALARHTASRGV
- a CDS encoding SCO2523 family variant P-loop protein; this encodes MLVFAASDKGGTGRSVTSANVAYRRALAGDDVCYLDFDFGSPTAAAVFDVPSALRGIEQGGLHSYLQGKATEPVRIDVWAETEHEVLRYRPTGSGSLVLLPGDRSGGEFAVGKDALSRCVDLFLRLNSEFDLVVVDLSAGRSYATDMVLEATSRPELRDVDARWLVYHRWTRQHVIAAAGLVFGTRGIIAGGVARGHDEDRLRGSIRFVRAAVPDPESALWSQVPPAQSAWMRKCDQDLNKLAAELDIGFSRVLGAVPLEPVLQWREQLITDEDVLASRVANMETRQALEDLATRLTDDDAWGQR